The following proteins come from a genomic window of Candidatus Thiodiazotropha sp. CDECU1:
- the dapB gene encoding 4-hydroxy-tetrahydrodipicolinate reductase, producing MTRIAVVGAAGRMGRSLVAAVNETEGLVLGAATERRESQFIGQDAGVLAGVGHLDVPLVADLDTVVDDFDVVIDFTAPAATLTHLGICREAGKRMVIGTTGLNEDEKQVLGSGADEIAIVFAPNMSVGVNLSFKLVEMAAKVLGDDADVEIIEAHHRHKVDAPSGTALRLGEVVADALGRDLHECAVYGREGKTGPRDGKTIGFETIRAGDVVGEHSVWFAMEGERIEVVHKASNRMNFARGAMRAAGWVVDQPRGLFDMQDVLGLR from the coding sequence ATGACAAGAATCGCAGTGGTTGGCGCAGCGGGACGCATGGGCAGATCCCTGGTAGCGGCTGTAAATGAGACAGAAGGGCTGGTACTGGGTGCGGCGACCGAGCGCCGGGAGAGTCAATTCATCGGCCAGGATGCGGGTGTATTGGCGGGTGTCGGCCATCTCGATGTCCCCCTGGTAGCGGATCTGGACACTGTGGTTGATGATTTTGATGTGGTGATCGACTTTACCGCTCCTGCAGCCACCCTGACCCATCTGGGTATATGCCGTGAGGCGGGCAAGCGCATGGTGATTGGCACCACCGGCCTGAATGAGGATGAGAAACAGGTCCTGGGCAGTGGCGCCGATGAAATCGCAATCGTATTTGCTCCGAATATGAGTGTTGGGGTCAACCTCAGCTTCAAACTGGTGGAAATGGCGGCCAAGGTGCTGGGGGATGATGCGGATGTGGAGATTATCGAGGCCCACCATCGGCACAAGGTCGATGCACCATCCGGTACCGCATTGAGACTGGGTGAAGTGGTGGCGGATGCTCTAGGTCGGGATTTGCATGAGTGTGCCGTCTATGGCCGGGAGGGAAAGACCGGTCCCCGGGATGGCAAGACCATCGGCTTCGAGACCATCCGTGCAGGGGATGTGGTTGGTGAACACAGTGTCTGGTTTGCCATGGAGGGAGAGCGGATAGAGGTTGTACACAAGGCCTCGAACCGGATGAATTTCGCCCGTGGCGCAATGCGTGCTGCCGGATGGGTGGTTGACCAGCCCCGGGGACTTTTCGATATGCAGGATGTGTTGGGCCTGAGATAG
- the dnaJ gene encoding molecular chaperone DnaJ has translation MAKRDYYEVLGVNKNASEADIKKAYRRLAMKYHPDRNTGDTGDDAEVKFKEAKEAYEILTDAQKRATYDQFGHAGVDPSMGGGFGGGNANFSDIFGDVFGDIFGGGRGGAGGSRVHRGADLRYNLQLSLEDAVAGTTVKIRVPTLVKCDVCAGSGARKGSSPKTCDTCGGHGQVRMQQGFFSVQQTCPRCHGKGTMIEDPCPSCHGQGRIQEHKTLSVKVPPGVDSGDRIRLAGEGEAGEHGGPPGDLYVQVAVKPHDIFSREDNHLYCEVPISFAIAALGGELEVPTLDGKVILKIPAGTQTGRLFRMRGKGVKPVRGGPMGDLMCRVLVETPVKLTGEQEELIKRLDESMKKGGAKHSPHSTSWVDGVKNFFENMGFK, from the coding sequence ATGGCTAAACGCGATTATTACGAAGTTCTGGGCGTCAACAAGAACGCCAGTGAGGCCGATATCAAAAAGGCCTATCGACGCCTGGCCATGAAATACCATCCGGACCGGAATACCGGGGATACCGGGGATGATGCGGAAGTGAAATTCAAAGAGGCCAAGGAGGCCTATGAAATCTTGACCGATGCGCAGAAGCGGGCAACCTATGACCAGTTCGGACACGCCGGTGTCGATCCCAGCATGGGTGGCGGCTTCGGTGGCGGCAATGCCAATTTCTCAGATATCTTCGGTGATGTGTTCGGGGATATCTTCGGTGGCGGACGGGGAGGTGCCGGTGGCTCGCGGGTGCACCGTGGCGCCGATCTGCGTTACAACCTGCAACTCTCCCTGGAAGATGCGGTAGCGGGTACCACTGTCAAGATCAGGGTGCCGACCCTGGTGAAGTGTGATGTCTGTGCCGGGAGTGGCGCACGCAAGGGAAGCTCCCCCAAAACCTGCGATACCTGTGGCGGTCATGGTCAGGTGCGCATGCAGCAGGGCTTCTTTTCTGTCCAGCAGACCTGCCCCCGCTGCCATGGCAAAGGGACCATGATCGAGGATCCCTGTCCCAGCTGTCATGGGCAGGGACGAATACAGGAGCACAAGACACTCTCGGTCAAGGTGCCGCCCGGTGTCGATTCCGGTGACCGCATCCGCCTGGCCGGTGAAGGGGAGGCTGGGGAGCATGGCGGTCCGCCCGGGGATCTCTATGTACAGGTCGCCGTCAAGCCCCACGACATCTTCAGTCGCGAGGATAACCATCTCTATTGTGAAGTGCCGATAAGCTTTGCCATCGCGGCCCTGGGTGGTGAGTTGGAGGTGCCTACCCTGGACGGTAAAGTGATTCTGAAGATTCCCGCGGGTACCCAGACGGGGCGCCTGTTCCGGATGCGTGGCAAGGGTGTCAAACCGGTGCGGGGTGGCCCGATGGGCGATCTGATGTGCCGGGTGTTGGTCGAGACGCCGGTCAAGCTGACGGGTGAGCAGGAGGAGCTGATCAAGCGCCTTGACGAGTCCATGAAGAAGGGCGGCGCAAAACACAGCCCGCACTCCACCAGCTGGGTTGATGGAGTGAAAAATTTCTTTGAAAACATGGGTTTTAAATAA
- the dnaK gene encoding molecular chaperone DnaK yields MGKIIGIDLGTTNSCVAVMEGSSTKVIENSEGDRTTPSIIAYANDGEILVGQSAKRQAVTNPQNTLFAIKRLIGRMFDDDVVQRDVDMVPYKIVKADNGDAWVEVNGKKMAPPEISAKILQKMKKTADDYLGEEVTEAVITVPAYFNDSQRQATKDAGRIAGLDVKRIINEPTAAALAYGMDKKRGDQTLAVYDLGGGTFDISIIEIAEIDGEHQFEVLSTNGDTFLGGEDFDMRIIDYLVDEFKKDQGFDLRNDPLALQRLKEGAEKAKIELSSSQQTDINLPYVTADASGPKHLNIKLTRSKLESLVEDLVVRTIEPCKTALKDAGIDASKIDEVILVGGQTRMPKVQEAVKGFFGKEPRKDVNPDEAVAIGAAIQGGVLGGDVKDVLLLDVTPLSLGIETLGGVMTRLIEKNTTIPTSASQVFSTADDNQTAVTVHVLQGEREQAGANKSLGRFDLSDIPPAPRGVPQIEVSFDIDANGILNVSAKDKATAKEQSIVIKASSGLSDDEVDRMVKDAEAHADEDRKFHELIGARNQADSMIHATKKSMEELGEEKLEAGEKEAIESAIKDLEEVMKGDDKDAIEAKTKVLAEASGKMAERLYAEKGADAEAAAADSGATGSDSASDAGGDDVVDAEFEEVKDNKN; encoded by the coding sequence ATGGGTAAGATCATCGGTATCGACCTGGGAACCACCAACTCCTGCGTGGCAGTGATGGAGGGGAGTTCCACTAAAGTGATTGAAAACAGCGAGGGTGACCGCACCACGCCCTCCATCATTGCCTATGCCAATGATGGTGAGATCCTGGTCGGTCAGTCCGCCAAGCGCCAGGCGGTGACCAATCCGCAGAATACCCTGTTTGCGATCAAGCGCCTGATTGGACGCATGTTTGACGATGATGTGGTGCAGCGCGACGTGGACATGGTGCCCTACAAGATCGTCAAGGCCGACAATGGTGATGCCTGGGTAGAGGTCAACGGCAAGAAGATGGCACCGCCTGAGATCTCTGCCAAGATCCTGCAGAAGATGAAAAAGACCGCTGATGACTATCTCGGCGAAGAGGTGACCGAGGCGGTTATCACCGTACCGGCCTACTTCAACGACTCCCAACGTCAGGCGACCAAGGATGCCGGTCGTATCGCCGGTCTGGATGTGAAACGCATCATCAACGAGCCGACCGCCGCGGCACTGGCTTACGGCATGGACAAGAAGCGGGGTGATCAGACCCTGGCGGTCTATGACCTGGGTGGTGGTACCTTCGATATCTCCATCATTGAAATCGCCGAGATCGATGGCGAGCATCAGTTCGAAGTACTCTCCACCAATGGTGATACCTTCCTCGGTGGTGAAGATTTCGACATGCGTATCATCGATTATCTTGTTGACGAGTTCAAAAAGGATCAGGGTTTCGATCTGCGCAACGATCCGCTGGCCCTGCAGCGCCTGAAAGAGGGTGCCGAGAAGGCCAAGATCGAACTCTCCTCCAGCCAGCAGACCGACATCAATCTGCCCTATGTCACGGCGGATGCCAGCGGTCCCAAGCATCTGAACATCAAGCTGACCCGTTCCAAACTGGAGTCGTTGGTGGAAGATCTGGTCGTGCGTACCATCGAGCCCTGTAAAACAGCCCTCAAGGACGCCGGCATCGATGCTTCCAAGATCGATGAGGTGATCCTGGTCGGTGGTCAGACCCGGATGCCGAAAGTGCAGGAGGCAGTGAAGGGATTCTTCGGCAAAGAGCCGCGTAAGGACGTCAATCCGGACGAGGCTGTGGCCATCGGAGCGGCGATTCAAGGCGGTGTATTGGGTGGTGATGTCAAAGATGTCCTGCTGCTCGATGTGACCCCGCTTTCGCTGGGTATCGAGACTCTGGGTGGCGTCATGACCAGGCTGATCGAGAAGAATACGACCATTCCCACGAGTGCTTCGCAGGTCTTTTCCACCGCGGACGACAACCAGACGGCGGTGACCGTGCATGTCCTGCAGGGTGAACGTGAGCAGGCCGGGGCCAACAAGTCCCTGGGCCGTTTTGATCTGAGCGACATACCTCCCGCACCTAGGGGTGTACCGCAGATCGAGGTCAGCTTCGACATCGATGCCAACGGTATTCTGAATGTCTCCGCCAAGGACAAGGCCACCGCTAAGGAGCAGTCGATTGTCATCAAGGCCTCTTCCGGTCTCAGCGACGATGAAGTCGATCGGATGGTCAAGGATGCGGAGGCCCATGCAGACGAAGACCGTAAGTTCCATGAACTGATCGGCGCCCGCAACCAGGCGGACAGCATGATTCACGCCACCAAGAAGTCGATGGAAGAGCTCGGTGAGGAGAAGCTTGAGGCGGGTGAAAAAGAGGCCATCGAGAGCGCCATCAAGGATCTCGAGGAGGTCATGAAGGGCGACGACAAGGATGCCATCGAGGCCAAGACCAAGGTCCTGGCGGAGGCTTCTGGTAAGATGGCGGAACGGCTCTATGCTGAGAAGGGTGCCGATGCTGAAGCCGCTGCCGCGGATAGCGGTGCGACCGGATCGGATAGCGCCTCGGATGCGGGCGGAGATGATGTGGTCGATGCCGAGTTTGAAGAGGTCAAGGACAATAAAAACTAG
- the grpE gene encoding nucleotide exchange factor GrpE — translation MSEKDQAQNQAQAIDEADAAEIEPAGENEVADEADSSQEDQQELTKLLEDARAKADDHWDQLMRTRAELENLRKRNQRDLENAHKFALEKFSMDLLQVWDSLELGHQAALDEQVDVDRLREGTELTLKLLVDVMHKHGVDQVDPDGEPFNPEFHQAMSMQERDDVAPNTVVAVMQKGYLLNSRLLRPAMVMVSKAGSGAAIDEEA, via the coding sequence GTGAGTGAAAAGGATCAAGCGCAAAACCAGGCACAAGCCATCGACGAGGCGGATGCGGCTGAAATAGAGCCAGCAGGTGAGAATGAGGTCGCTGATGAGGCGGATAGCAGTCAAGAGGATCAACAGGAGCTGACTAAATTGCTGGAGGATGCGCGGGCCAAGGCAGATGATCACTGGGATCAGCTGATGCGAACCCGTGCGGAGCTGGAGAATCTCCGCAAGCGAAATCAACGGGACCTGGAAAATGCTCACAAGTTCGCACTGGAGAAATTTTCCATGGATCTGCTTCAGGTCTGGGACAGTCTCGAGCTTGGCCATCAGGCGGCCCTGGATGAGCAGGTCGATGTGGACAGACTGCGCGAGGGCACCGAGCTGACCCTCAAGCTGTTGGTCGATGTTATGCACAAGCATGGTGTCGATCAGGTCGATCCTGACGGAGAACCATTCAATCCGGAATTTCATCAGGCAATGTCGATGCAGGAGCGTGATGATGTGGCCCCCAACACCGTGGTGGCCGTGATGCAAAAAGGCTACCTGCTGAACAGCCGCTTGTTGCGTCCGGCAATGGTGATGGTCTCCAAGGCCGGATCCGGGGCGGCAATCGATGAAGAGGCTTGA
- the hrcA gene encoding heat-inducible transcriptional repressor HrcA, translating to MEKKSVSDTVVNERAQHFLKALIERYIRDGQPVGSRTLAKDTGLDLSPATIRNVMADLEEMGLVSSPHTSAGRIPTITGYRMFIDSLLTVQNLNKQEVEKIRKELLLGGEGSGDVLKSASKLLSGVTHMAGVVTLIRRDKNNFRQIEFLPLSDRRVLAILVTEDGEVHNRILHTHRDFTRAELDQAANFLNKSFAGHDMEMVRQRVLQQLNEARDHFDQVMTQALTMAGELVNASESKEDFVIAGQTNLMEFEELSGLEQLRKLFDAFTEKREILHLLDQFLDAEGVQIFIGEESGYQLLNGCSVVTAPYQVNEEVVGVLGVIGPTRMNYERVIPVVDITAKILGAVLKKS from the coding sequence GTGGAGAAGAAGTCGGTTAGCGATACCGTTGTGAATGAGCGCGCCCAGCACTTTCTGAAAGCGCTGATCGAGCGCTATATCCGCGATGGACAGCCGGTGGGTTCGCGCACCCTGGCAAAAGATACCGGTCTTGATCTGAGTCCTGCCACGATCCGCAATGTGATGGCGGACCTGGAGGAGATGGGTCTGGTCTCATCCCCCCACACCTCTGCCGGCAGGATACCCACCATAACCGGATATCGGATGTTCATCGACTCCTTGTTGACGGTGCAAAACCTGAACAAGCAAGAGGTTGAGAAGATTCGAAAGGAACTCCTGCTGGGCGGTGAAGGGAGCGGTGATGTGTTGAAATCCGCTTCCAAACTGCTTTCCGGCGTCACCCATATGGCAGGTGTGGTGACCTTGATCCGCCGGGACAAAAACAACTTTCGCCAGATTGAGTTTCTGCCTCTCTCCGATCGTCGGGTGCTGGCAATCCTGGTCACTGAAGATGGCGAGGTACATAACCGGATTCTGCACACCCACCGGGATTTCACCCGCGCTGAACTGGATCAGGCGGCCAATTTCCTCAACAAATCCTTCGCCGGGCACGATATGGAAATGGTGCGTCAGCGGGTATTGCAGCAGCTGAATGAGGCGCGGGATCATTTTGACCAGGTCATGACCCAGGCACTGACCATGGCAGGTGAGTTGGTCAATGCCAGTGAATCCAAAGAGGACTTTGTCATCGCCGGTCAGACAAATCTGATGGAGTTTGAGGAGCTCTCCGGTCTTGAGCAGTTACGCAAGTTGTTCGATGCCTTCACGGAAAAAAGAGAGATATTACACCTACTGGATCAGTTCCTTGATGCCGAAGGGGTACAGATTTTTATTGGCGAGGAGTCAGGGTACCAACTGCTCAATGGCTGTTCAGTGGTTACCGCCCCCTACCAGGTTAATGAAGAGGTGGTTGGTGTCTTGGGAGTCATCGGCCCCACCCGCATGAATTACGAGCGTGTGATTCCGGTGGTGGATATCACGGCAAAAATTCTCGGCGCCGTCTTGAAAAAATCCTAA
- a CDS encoding NAD(+) kinase encodes MHKRFQKIGLIGKHGDPMVKETLLRLYDFLLSQQREVVFEEATCRLLKGKPLTSVPQIELATHSDLVIVVGGDGTLLHAARVLASQNIPLLGINLGRLGFLVDLSPDQMTSRLEEILNGQYEQECRFLLEVSMGDESSSRQKILAFNDVVLHKWNIARMIEFETYVDDQLVNDQRSDGLIVSTPTGSTAYALSGGGPLLYPTLNAVVMVPICPHTLSNRPIVVDGDSTIEIHLHPAHAEDVQITCDGQATFPAMPGEVIRIRKAEAQVRLIHPQGYDYYSILRAKLGWSENPKNNRC; translated from the coding sequence ATGCATAAACGCTTCCAAAAGATCGGCTTAATCGGCAAGCACGGCGACCCGATGGTGAAAGAGACGCTGCTAAGGCTCTACGATTTTCTCCTATCTCAACAGCGGGAGGTCGTATTTGAAGAGGCCACCTGTCGCCTGCTGAAAGGTAAACCTCTCACCAGCGTGCCACAAATTGAACTGGCCACCCACAGCGACCTGGTCATCGTGGTGGGTGGTGACGGTACGCTGTTGCATGCAGCCCGGGTACTTGCCAGCCAGAATATTCCCTTACTGGGCATTAATTTAGGCCGTCTTGGATTTCTGGTTGACCTGTCACCCGACCAGATGACGAGCCGGCTTGAGGAGATTCTGAACGGTCAATATGAGCAGGAGTGCCGTTTCCTGCTCGAAGTCAGCATGGGAGACGAATCCTCATCCCGACAGAAGATCCTCGCATTCAACGACGTGGTGTTGCACAAGTGGAATATCGCCCGCATGATCGAGTTCGAGACCTATGTGGATGATCAACTGGTCAACGACCAGCGCTCAGACGGACTCATCGTCTCCACCCCGACCGGTTCCACTGCCTACGCGCTCTCCGGCGGCGGCCCCCTGCTCTATCCCACACTGAATGCCGTAGTGATGGTGCCCATCTGCCCCCACACCCTGAGTAATCGTCCGATCGTGGTTGATGGAGACAGCACGATTGAAATCCACCTCCATCCGGCCCACGCCGAGGATGTACAGATCACCTGCGACGGCCAGGCAACTTTTCCCGCGATGCCCGGCGAGGTGATCCGGATTCGCAAGGCTGAGGCGCAGGTACGCCTGATTCATCCCCAAGGCTACGACTATTACAGTATTCTGCGAGCCAAATTAGGCTGGTCGGAAAACCCAAAAAATAATCGATGCTGA
- the recN gene encoding DNA repair protein RecN, which translates to MLIEIQVRNLAIVSSMELELQDGLTALTGETGAGKSILIDALGLALGERADNNLIRADSDRTEVTAVFDLTSLPEATEWLRQQELDEADECILRRSLNRQGPSKAYINGRTVPLQQLQELGAHLVEIHGQHAHQSLLKSSHQRRLLDAYGGLLELAQQVAQQYRRYETELNNLNTLTASAEERASRLDLLRYQANELQRLDLSSDEWGNLEQEHRRMSHQEQLGDTCRAIINGLDEEQQAIRSRLASYVEHLSEAAQLDESLNEPQQMLDSALIQVDETLTSLRNYLNDMELDSAGLQQVEERITTIHDMARKYRVKPEQLTDKQSEIEQALKQLENSEVELADLTQVVEQQRAAYLGLAKELSTKRTTVAERLSDEITQAMQKLGMPGGIFKVSLQTLELDQANAHGFEQVAFMVSANPGMPLQPLSKVASGGELSRISLAIQVATIRYGSTPTLIFDEVDVGIGGGVAEIVGQMLRTLAANRQILCVTHLPQVAAQAMHHFQVQKTTQKKTTWTAIAKLQEEERIQEIARMLGGVQITEQTLAHAQEMINLASSPN; encoded by the coding sequence ATGCTGATAGAGATTCAGGTCCGTAATCTGGCGATAGTCTCCAGTATGGAGCTGGAACTGCAGGACGGCTTGACCGCGCTCACCGGTGAAACAGGGGCCGGCAAGTCCATATTGATCGATGCCTTGGGGCTGGCTTTGGGCGAGCGTGCGGATAACAACCTGATCAGAGCCGACAGTGATCGCACCGAAGTAACCGCTGTCTTCGACTTAACCAGCCTTCCGGAGGCGACCGAATGGCTGCGGCAACAGGAGCTGGATGAAGCGGACGAGTGCATCTTACGCCGCAGCCTCAATCGGCAGGGACCCTCCAAGGCCTATATCAACGGCCGCACCGTTCCCCTGCAACAGTTACAGGAGTTAGGCGCTCATCTGGTGGAGATACATGGCCAGCATGCCCACCAATCCCTGCTCAAGAGCAGCCATCAACGCAGACTACTGGATGCCTATGGCGGACTTCTGGAACTGGCACAACAAGTGGCCCAGCAGTATCGGCGCTATGAAACGGAACTAAACAACCTCAATACCCTGACCGCCTCGGCAGAGGAACGGGCATCCCGTCTGGACCTGCTGAGGTACCAGGCGAATGAATTGCAGCGCCTCGATCTCTCCAGTGACGAATGGGGCAACCTGGAGCAGGAACACAGGCGCATGAGTCACCAGGAACAATTGGGCGACACCTGCAGGGCCATTATCAACGGCCTGGATGAAGAGCAGCAGGCCATACGCAGCAGGCTAGCCAGCTATGTGGAGCATCTCAGCGAAGCGGCGCAACTGGATGAGTCCCTCAACGAGCCGCAGCAGATGCTCGACAGTGCCTTGATCCAGGTGGATGAAACCTTAACTTCTCTGCGTAACTATCTGAATGACATGGAACTCGATTCCGCCGGCCTGCAGCAAGTGGAGGAGCGAATAACGACGATTCACGATATGGCGCGCAAATATAGAGTCAAACCGGAACAGCTGACAGACAAACAATCGGAGATCGAGCAGGCCCTGAAACAACTGGAAAACAGTGAGGTTGAACTGGCCGATCTGACCCAGGTCGTGGAGCAACAACGGGCTGCCTATCTGGGACTGGCAAAGGAACTCAGCACAAAACGCACAACGGTCGCAGAGCGCCTGAGTGACGAGATTACCCAGGCGATGCAGAAACTGGGGATGCCGGGAGGTATTTTCAAGGTATCGCTGCAGACCCTGGAGCTGGATCAGGCCAATGCCCATGGCTTCGAACAGGTGGCATTCATGGTATCCGCCAATCCCGGCATGCCGCTACAGCCATTGAGCAAAGTCGCATCCGGTGGCGAGTTATCCCGGATCAGCCTCGCCATCCAGGTCGCAACCATCCGTTACGGTTCAACCCCCACCCTGATATTCGATGAAGTGGATGTGGGTATTGGGGGTGGTGTCGCGGAGATAGTGGGTCAAATGTTACGCACCCTTGCCGCCAATCGGCAGATCCTCTGTGTCACCCATCTGCCTCAGGTCGCCGCGCAGGCCATGCACCATTTCCAGGTGCAGAAGACAACCCAGAAAAAGACCACCTGGACCGCGATAGCAAAACTACAGGAGGAGGAGCGGATTCAGGAGATCGCGCGCATGCTTGGCGGGGTACAGATCACGGAACAGACCCTGGCCCACGCCCAAGAGATGATCAATCTGGCATCCAGCCCCAACTAG
- the fur gene encoding ferric iron uptake transcriptional regulator translates to MDNQDIRKAGLKVTLPRVKILELLENCNQRHVSAEDVYKMLLDKGEEIGLATVYRVLTQFESAGLVTRHNFEGGHAVFELDRGGHHDHMVCVVCGKVEEFIDPTIEKRQREIAKQHGFEMVDHSLIIYGHCSNPKCSVG, encoded by the coding sequence ATGGATAACCAAGATATTCGCAAAGCCGGACTCAAGGTCACGCTTCCCAGGGTCAAGATCCTGGAGCTGCTTGAGAACTGCAATCAACGCCATGTCAGCGCGGAAGACGTCTATAAAATGCTCCTGGACAAGGGTGAGGAGATCGGCCTGGCTACGGTATACAGGGTTTTGACCCAGTTTGAGAGCGCTGGTTTAGTCACACGTCACAATTTTGAAGGCGGCCACGCGGTTTTTGAACTGGACCGGGGAGGGCATCACGACCATATGGTCTGCGTGGTCTGCGGCAAGGTGGAGGAGTTTATCGACCCCACAATCGAGAAAAGGCAGCGGGAGATAGCCAAACAGCATGGCTTCGAGATGGTGGACCACTCGCTGATTATCTATGGCCACTGCAGCAATCCCAAGTGCAGCGTGGGATGA
- a CDS encoding outer membrane protein assembly factor BamE: MKKILIIILTLLPLLTGCSSWEDFSLVHSPDIEQGNIITPEMVALLEPGMSKRQVRFALGSPMLIDVFHQQRWDYLFSVKRRNEPMEIKRYSLYFDGDRLARFGGEIEPATDIDSSQEKKELLVSVPDYDGDLGILERLWYSLGFGKDD, from the coding sequence ATGAAAAAGATTCTCATCATCATTTTAACACTCCTGCCCCTGCTCACTGGCTGCAGTTCCTGGGAGGATTTCTCCCTGGTCCACTCACCGGACATCGAGCAAGGCAATATCATCACGCCTGAGATGGTTGCCCTGCTGGAACCCGGCATGAGTAAACGCCAGGTACGCTTCGCCCTCGGTAGTCCGATGTTGATCGACGTCTTCCATCAACAGCGCTGGGATTATCTATTCAGCGTCAAACGGCGCAACGAACCCATGGAGATCAAGCGCTACAGTCTCTATTTTGATGGCGATCGTCTGGCCCGTTTCGGTGGAGAGATCGAGCCCGCCACAGACATCGATTCCAGCCAGGAGAAAAAAGAGCTGCTGGTCAGCGTGCCCGACTATGATGGTGATCTGGGGATATTGGAAAGACTCTGGTATTCCCTGGGATTCGGTAAGGACGATTAG
- a CDS encoding RnfH family protein has translation MRFEVAFGRLDEQALLTVESAEPLTAKQAIEASGILERFPEIDLSANKIGIFGKAAKLDALLAEGDRVEIYRPLIADPKEARKKRAAEGKTMRKGGGEKK, from the coding sequence ATGAGATTTGAAGTTGCTTTCGGCAGGCTTGATGAGCAGGCCCTATTGACGGTCGAGTCGGCCGAGCCGTTAACCGCGAAACAGGCCATTGAGGCCTCTGGAATCCTGGAGCGGTTTCCGGAGATAGATCTCAGCGCCAACAAGATCGGCATCTTCGGCAAGGCTGCAAAACTAGATGCTCTGCTGGCAGAGGGTGATCGGGTGGAGATCTACCGGCCCTTGATCGCCGACCCGAAAGAGGCGCGTAAGAAGCGTGCCGCGGAGGGGAAGACGATGCGTAAAGGTGGTGGAGAAAAAAAGTAG
- a CDS encoding type II toxin-antitoxin system RatA family toxin, giving the protein MPVVKKSALVLHSAKEMYDLVCDFESYPDFLPWCSDSRLLSHTGEKLCGELEVSRIGIRQRFATCNQLVENERMDIELLEGPFSKLHGGWQFTELQPGACKVELLLEFEFAGKLIDAAFGRVFSQVANTLVDAFCKRADEVYGVGTK; this is encoded by the coding sequence GTGCCGGTGGTCAAAAAGAGTGCGCTGGTGCTCCACTCGGCGAAAGAGATGTATGATCTGGTCTGTGATTTCGAATCCTATCCGGATTTTCTGCCCTGGTGCAGCGACAGCCGCTTGCTATCCCATACCGGGGAAAAACTCTGTGGTGAACTCGAGGTCTCCCGGATAGGCATTCGACAACGCTTTGCCACCTGTAACCAACTGGTGGAAAACGAGAGGATGGATATTGAGTTACTCGAAGGCCCGTTTAGCAAACTGCACGGTGGCTGGCAATTTACCGAGTTGCAGCCCGGGGCCTGCAAGGTGGAGCTGTTGCTGGAGTTCGAGTTTGCGGGAAAATTGATCGATGCCGCTTTCGGCCGTGTTTTCAGTCAGGTTGCCAATACCCTGGTGGATGCCTTCTGTAAACGTGCCGACGAGGTCTATGGAGTGGGTACCAAATGA